The Trypanosoma brucei brucei TREU927 chromosome 9, whole genome shotgun sequence genome includes a window with the following:
- a CDS encoding ubiquitin-conjugating enzyme E2, putative, translating into MTLTPRIIKETEKMRKDPPEGITATPSPENPRHFHVTIRGPPQSSYEGGIFELELFLPEEYPMVPLKVRFLTRIYHPNVDKLGRICLDVIKDKWSPALQIAQVLLSIQLLMASPNPDDPLDNEVAGAWKRNEAEAMKVAREWTKKYANKA; encoded by the coding sequence atgACGCTGACACCTCGTATTATTaaagaaacggaaaagaTGCGGAAGGACCCACCGGAAGGCATTACCGCAACGCCCTCCCCTGAGAACCCGCGTCATTTCCATGTGACAATTCGTGGCCCTCCACAAAGCAGTTATGAAGGTGGCATTTTTGAACTTGAACTTTTCCTCCCGGAAGAGTACCCGATGGTACCATTGAAGGTGCGGTTTCTTACACGTATTTATCATCCCAACGTGGATAAGTTGGGACGCATTTGCCTCGACGTCATCAAAGACAAATGGTCCCCAGCGCTACAAATTGCTCAAGTACTCCTCAGCATTCAACTATTGATGGCCAGTCCAAACCCCGATGATCCGCTTGACAATGAAGTGGCAGGAGCATGGAAACGTAATGAAGCTGAAGCCATGAAGGTTGCACGGGAATGGACAAAGAAATACGCCAACAAGGCGTga
- a CDS encoding hypothetical protein, conserved (similar to Vegetative cell wall protein gp1 precursor (Hydroxyproline-richglycoprotein 1). (Swiss- Prot:Q9FPQ6) (Chlamydomonas reinhardtii;)) has protein sequence MYKETTMTPIHGYTLPVPLTNGGYASMLSVIRALGRLDQTSERVFGNIEQAVERSRETLEQLQGRIAVCADQVEQLQGRREAMVVKSRVRFPKQKHYTLPIGRAPCEDRGCVPERAYVMPAIIQADDSGASPVVGSSGGDSGNGSDPWQLGGQEGEDAYPKPVRRLDCPGAEQRLMKPQHPLQEATVKSLMPLGATWRYHSGVDRGLGRLPAHLMSVSSLLLFNTRENLYKEYHEMDVLTQQRQERVVATKQRLGTSDVHRDYVTQASTDEYAFVPLMEEVANLMDDLPENLPLEGIAEVAWNAYSLEDQDNIAPSGQRRLGERGDSVGSGSGSTRNKKKGQEALAITAGPDAAGGPSSRALVPSGLPPPPPPPGGLRPPGKAPPPPPPPPPMFAGKMKAPPPPPIKAPPPMPSLPGAAATKGLPIGNAPPAPPPPPPPPPPGQAKAPAKPAAKSDVKPAPKPATKSNLDALSSLLANRRKGILGMHSDGEDEDDDHGRRPPASGPSKGMAINRNAPAPPQKGGVPPPPPPPPPPKAPPPKGPPPKVAPPPPPPPPPPPAPGKLPPKRKTDDDDDW, from the coding sequence ATGTACAAGGAGACCACTATGACACCCATACATGGGTATACTCTGCCGGTTCCCTTGACAAATGGTGGGTATGCGTCGATGCTGTCCGTCATCAGGGCTCTTGGGCGGCTTGATCAAACAAGCGAACGTGTCTTTGGTAACATTGAACAGGCTGTTGAGCGGTCACGCGAAACACTGGAGCAACTTCAGGGACGCATCGCGGTTTGTGCTGATCAAGTCGAGCAGCTTCAAGGACGTAGGGAGGCGATGGTGGTGAAGAGTAGGGTTCGAtttccaaaacaaaaacactacACGCTTCCAATAGGGCGCGCACCGTGTGAGGATCGAGGCTGTGTGCCAGAAAGGGCGTATGTCATGCCAGCAATCATTCAAGCAGATGATTCGGGTGCATCACCAGTGGTGGGCAGTAGCGGGGGCGATAGCGGCAACGGCTCCGACCCATGGCAGCTTGGAGGCCAGGAAGGGGAGGATGCATATCCGAAGCCCGTCCGTCGCCTTGATTGCCCTGGAGCAGAGCAGCGGTTAATGAAACCGCAGCATCCATTGCAGGAGGCAACAGTTAAGAGCTTAATGCCGCTTGGTGCGACGTGGCGCTATCATAGTGGTGTGGATCGCGGCCTTGGGAGACTACCGGCACATCTCATGAGCGTCAGCtcgctattattatttaataCTAGGGAGAACCTCTACAAAGAGTACCATGAAATGGATGTGCTGACGCAACAGCGGCAAGAGCGTGTCGTAGCCACCAAGCAGCGACTTGGTACATCAGATGTGCACCGCGATTACGTGACCCAAGCGTCGACTGATGAATACGCCTTCGTCCCGCTGATGGAGGAGGTGGCGAATCTGATGGACGATCTCCCAGAAAACTTGCCCCTTGAAGGCATTGCGGAGGTTGCGTGGAATGCCTACAGTTTGGAGGACCAGGACAACATCGCGCCAAGCGGGCAGCGACGGCTTGGGGAAAGGGGTGATTCAGTTGGAAGTGGCAGTGGGTCGACtcgaaataaaaagaaaggtcaGGAGGCATTGGCGATTACCGCAGGTCCTGATGCAGCAGGTGGCCCGTCCTCACGTGCTCTCGTGCCAAGTGGgcttccaccaccacccccacCGCCAGGTGGATTGCGACCACCCGGTAaagcgccaccaccacccccgcCGCCGCCACCAATGTTTGCGGGAAAAATGAAGGCGCCACCCCCTCCACCAATAAAAGCGCCACCACCCATGCCTTCATTACCCGGAGCAGCTGCGACGAAAGGACTACCAATTGGTAATGCACCACCGGCTCCACCCCCgcctcctccaccaccaccacccggGCAAGCAAAGGCACCCGCGAAGCCGGCCGCCAAATCGGATGTTAAACCGGCCCCTAAACCAGCAACGAAGAGCAACCTTGATGCGCTTTCTTCTCTGCTTGCGAATCGTCGCAAAGGGATATTGGGAATGCACTCTGACGGTGAGGATGAAGACGACGATCATGGCAGGCGCCCTCCCGCCTCTGGACCATCGAAGGGTATGGCGATAAACAGAAACGCACCGGCACCCCCACAAAAGGGTGGAgttccaccaccgccacctccACCACCCCCTCCGAAAGCGCCACCGCCGAAGGGACCGCCACCAAAGGTtgcgcctcctcctcctcctccgccaccgccaccaccggcTCCCGGAAAACTTCCGCCGAAACGTAAAACCGACGATGATGACGATTGGTAA
- a CDS encoding 60S ribosomal protein L10, putative, whose protein sequence is MARRPARCYRFCKNKPYPKSRFCRGVPDPRIRTFDIGKRRAPVDEFPVCVHVVSRELEQISSEALEAARIQANKYMVKRANKECFHMRIRAHPFHVLRINKMLSCAGADRLQTGMRQSYGKPNGTCARVRIGQILLSMRTKDTYVPQALESLRRAKMKFPGRQIIVISKYWGFTNILRNEYEELRDAGKLQQRGLHVKLITPKGKITPYNIMA, encoded by the coding sequence ATGGCTCGCCGTCCCGCACGTTGCTACCGCTTCTGCAAGAACAAACCGTATCCTAAGTCACGCTTCTGTCGTGGTGTACCGGACCCGAGGATTCGCACCTTCGACATTGGTAAGCGCCGTGCGCCAGTGGATGAGTTCCCCGTGTGTGTCCATGTTGTGTCCCGTGAACTAGAGCAAATCTCATCTGAGGCATTGGAAGCTGCCCGTATTCAGGCTAACAAGTATATGGTGAAGCGTGCCAACAAGGAATGTTTCCACATGCGTATCCGCGCCCATCCGTTCCACGTACTTCGCATCAACAAAATGCTTTCGTGTGCTGGCGCCGATCGTCTGCAGACGGGCATGCGGCAGTCGTACGGCAAACCGAATGGGACCTGCGCCCGCGTGCGGATTGGTCAGATCCTCTTGTCTATGAGGACAAAGGACACATACGTCCCACAGGCACTGGAGTCTCTTCGCCGTGCTAAGATGAAGTTCCCTGGTAGGCAAATCATTGTGATATCGAAATATTGGGGCTTCACAAACATCCTCCGAAATGAGTACGAGGAGTTACGTGACGCAGGGAAGTTGCAACAACGCGGCCTCCACGTGAAGCTGATCACACCAAAGGGTAAGATCACCCCATACAACATCATGGCCTAA
- a CDS encoding nascent polypeptide associated complex subunit, putative, translating into MSANDVQNPPVEDDEVPTLEAADTQQASKPSKRYAKAMAKMGLKPEPNISKVHIRKRAALSFVVNQPEVYRFPGTNTFLIFGEAQLGDTTMQTQEAAARAVSGALVEEVGTAGEETSELAGETPAAAAPSESKQTPDDVEIVEGEFDDKEIAVVMAQGKTDRIGAIRALRNNKGDIVNAIMELTMDPN; encoded by the coding sequence ATGAGCGCTAACGATGTTCAAAACCCTCCAGTGGAAGACGACGAGGTCCCAACCCTCGAAGCTGCTGACACTCAACAGGCTTCCAAGCCATCCAAGCGCTACGCAAAGGCTATGGCCAAGATGGGTTTGAAACCTGAGCCAAACATCTCTAAGGTACACATTCGCAAACGTGCGGCGCTCTCTTTTGTGGTGAACCAACCCGAGGTGTACCGCTTTCCAGGAACCAACACATTCCTAATCTTTGGTGAAGCTCAGCTTGGCGACACAACGATGCAAACGCAGGAAGCCGCAGCTCGCGCGGTGTCTGGCGCCcttgtggaggaggtggGAACTGCAGGAGAGGAAACCTCTGAGCTTGCTGGTGAAACTCCTGCAGCAGCTGCCCCATCTGAGAGCAAACAGACTCCCGACGATGTCGAGATTGTGGAAGGCGAATTCGACGATAAGGAGATTGCTGTGGTTATGGCACAAGGCAAAACGGACCGCATTGGAGCAATCCGCGCCCTTCGGAACAACAAGGGAGATATCGTCAATGCTATCATGGAACTGACGATGGATCCCAACTGA
- a CDS encoding chaperone protein DnaJ, whose protein sequence is MLGRKCSGSLYTLMEVNENATPQEIKRAYHRLALILHPDKTDGTTTEQFTRLQEAYSILSDEQQRRTYNTFGREGVATLNKLNEMNVPVNPSAFRFLCFLVMMLILLLLLQLELVVVRLDYELSWKWPVVFIPLWIALAPPILLALGLLAAGIKQLDFLCVCVGVEILLFVGSIATFVAGLCGALSWPVALSPAIAFYAVRVLHIIPHLFPSRFVQNSEDGSGEVTFSRKKYCLFVVMVLFEEGCAIAFFTLLMLRAMQKSEESKDEPLSFWIVFSPLIACLGLKALLHLCFCMICSKVEQPNQQASQKSTSAFLFVVYSSMIYVACMIAAKANVEINKWTDGFNPSAAVAVIPIQVIFISLFLASVIMFCTASRVYEAMLFGVANEEDDAERGATTPLSPRNTGASNSFRCETVPGEHQQRKRGADEVV, encoded by the coding sequence ATGCTGGGTCGAAAATGCAGTGGCTCTCTGTACACACTTATGGAAGTGAACGAAAATGCCACGCCACAGGAAATTAAGCGTGCGTACCATCGACTAGCACTCATTCTTCACCCCGATAAAACGGATGGCACAACCACAGAGCAGTTCACTCGTTTGCAAGAGGCGTACAGCATCCTTAGCGATGAGCAGCAACGACGCACGTACAACACCTTTGGAAGGGAGGGCGTTGCTACCCTAAACAAACTTAATGAAATGAACGTACCTGTGAACCCGTCCGCCTTCCGTTTCCTGTGTTTCCTTGTTATGATGTTGATACTACTGCTGTTACTCCAGTTAgagcttgttgttgttcgaTTGGACTACGAATTGAGTTGGAAATGGCCCGTGGTGTTTATTCCTCTTTGGATTGCCCTGGCACCCCCCATATTACTCGCTTTAGGTTTGTTGGCTGCTGGAATCAAACAGTTGGACTttttatgtgtatgtgtcgGGGTTGAAATCCTACTATTCGTTGGTAGTATTGCAACATTCGTTGCTGGGTTGTGCGGTGCGCTGTCATGGCCTGTTGCCCTTTCGCCGGCCATAGCGTTTTACGCAGTGCGTGTCCTTCATATCATACCTCATCTGTTCCCGTCAAGGTTTGTGCAGAATTCCGAAGATGGCAGTGGAGAGGTGACGTTTTCGCGCAAGAAATATTGTCTGTTTGTTGTCATGGTGTTATTTGAGGAGGGGTGTGCTATTGCCTTCTTCACGCTTCTAATGCTTCGTGCTATGCAAAagagtgaggaaagtaagGACGAACCACTTTCCTTCTGGATTGTGTTCTCCCCACTCATTGCGTGTCTTGGTTTGAAGGCACTGCTTCACTTATGTTTCTGCATGATCTGTAGCAAAGTGGAGCAGCCAAACCAGCAAGCATCTCAGAAGAGTACCTCTGCGTTTCTTTTCGTGGTTTACAGCAGTATGATATATGTGGCATGCATGATTGCGGCAAAAGCCAATGTTGAGATTAACAAATGGACTGACGGCTTTAATCCTTCAGCAGCTGTTGCGGTGATACCCATACAAGTCATCTTTATCTCCTTATTTCTTGCATCAGTCATCATGTTTTGCACCGCATCTCGGGTATACGAAGCCATGTTGTTTGGGGTTGCGAATGAGGAAGACGATGCTGAACGTGGGGCAACCACACCACTGTCTCCACGCAACACGGGTGCATCTAACAGCTTTAGGTGTGAAACAGTACCGGGCGAACATCAGCAGAGGAAACGGGGGGCTGATGAAGTGGTGTGA